In a single window of the Amycolatopsis sp. cg5 genome:
- a CDS encoding DUF397 domain-containing protein, which yields MSAQGFAGLHWRKSTYSNGQQECVEVANLPDNRKAVRDSKLGDESPILTVDRSGWSYLVGALKAGESS from the coding sequence ATGTCCGCCCAAGGTTTCGCCGGGCTGCACTGGCGAAAGAGCACGTACAGCAATGGGCAGCAGGAATGTGTCGAGGTGGCGAACCTGCCCGACAACCGGAAGGCTGTCCGGGACTCCAAGCTCGGAGATGAGAGTCCCATTCTCACGGTCGATCGTTCCGGCTGGTCCTACCTGGTCGGAGCCCTCAAGGCTGGAGAATCCAGCTAG
- a CDS encoding DUF4314 domain-containing protein: MDDRTRAFFRRTPLPCPVPYGTRIRLTGPLQGDPDPLPVGAEGTVVGGNGGQLWMKWDNGRTLFLLVDEDPYEVIGTDVAEFVRLVREAVPELQALDVHRASGGHVVVQLIRVHRDQRRNGAAERAMRLLTEWADFHGLVLSATASPVETERPQTKVAPLKHWLARHGFRLNQGRKRNAVISERYFRIPKGSQP; encoded by the coding sequence GTGGACGACAGAACCCGAGCGTTCTTCCGCCGGACACCGCTGCCCTGCCCGGTCCCGTACGGCACCCGTATTCGCCTGACAGGCCCGCTCCAGGGCGACCCGGACCCGCTGCCGGTCGGGGCCGAGGGAACCGTGGTGGGCGGCAACGGGGGCCAGCTCTGGATGAAGTGGGACAACGGCCGGACCCTGTTCCTACTGGTCGACGAGGACCCGTACGAGGTGATCGGCACCGACGTCGCCGAATTCGTCCGCCTGGTGCGCGAAGCGGTGCCCGAGCTGCAAGCCCTCGACGTCCACCGCGCCAGCGGCGGGCACGTCGTCGTGCAGCTGATCCGCGTGCACCGCGACCAGCGGCGCAACGGGGCCGCCGAGCGCGCGATGCGCCTGCTCACCGAATGGGCCGACTTCCACGGCCTGGTCCTGTCCGCCACGGCCTCCCCGGTCGAGACCGAGCGCCCCCAAACCAAGGTCGCGCCGCTCAAGCACTGGCTCGCACGGCACGGTTTCCGGCTCAACCAGGGCCGCAAACGCAACGCGGTGATCAGCGAACGCTACTTCCGAATCCCGAAGGGAAGTCAGCCGTGA
- a CDS encoding DUF3846 domain-containing protein — translation MSGLRGLVVTPDGEIEEKWFPATGLDFLNALYAAINCDHVEAVRLGEGARAATMYVDENGKGVQLPMPNEYATVLVAGFNHVVYELYFGTAVFLGCPDRHGDDTSLSDKADTYIRVLMTEIKSGRITLRNMRGRRF, via the coding sequence GTGAGCGGCCTGCGCGGACTCGTCGTCACCCCGGACGGCGAGATCGAAGAGAAGTGGTTTCCCGCGACAGGGCTGGACTTTCTGAACGCCTTGTATGCGGCGATCAACTGCGACCACGTGGAAGCGGTCCGCCTCGGCGAAGGTGCTCGTGCCGCCACGATGTACGTAGACGAGAACGGCAAGGGGGTGCAACTCCCGATGCCTAACGAGTACGCCACTGTCCTCGTCGCGGGCTTCAACCACGTCGTGTACGAGTTGTACTTCGGCACGGCGGTCTTCCTCGGCTGTCCCGATCGGCACGGGGACGACACCTCGTTGTCCGACAAGGCGGACACCTACATCCGCGTCCTGATGACCGAGATCAAGTCTGGGCGCATCACCCTGCGCAACATGCGGGGGAGGCGGTTCTGA
- a CDS encoding helix-turn-helix domain-containing protein — translation MDADRSSESKLNVRQRRVARYLRGWLASATPKTNQAALAKELGWSPAKLNLFLTAKKPTPVAEIIAIATMLHVDEQERDRVVAYARKGEQDEAWWASYSDDAIQGSAADFIETEAEASAVKNLQMNLVPGLLQTADYAGALVRSWLEEPNEAVVEERSKVRQRRQARLTDEKYPLKLHALVHESALEQNIGGLDTMLQQLDHLVTVADLPTVTLQLIPKEVGEYAGFGTSFHLITFDDGGDAAVHLENLTWGIYIEEDAQVAAYTLNFKRVLTHALDPEATVERIKEIRARRARDRKE, via the coding sequence TTGGACGCCGACAGGTCCAGCGAGTCCAAGCTCAACGTTCGGCAACGCCGCGTCGCGCGGTACCTACGCGGCTGGCTGGCCAGCGCCACCCCGAAGACCAATCAGGCTGCACTCGCGAAGGAACTGGGCTGGTCGCCCGCCAAACTGAACCTCTTCCTGACCGCCAAGAAGCCGACGCCCGTCGCGGAGATCATCGCCATCGCGACCATGCTGCACGTGGACGAGCAGGAGCGGGACCGCGTTGTCGCCTACGCCCGTAAGGGAGAGCAGGACGAAGCATGGTGGGCGTCGTACAGCGACGACGCCATCCAGGGAAGCGCCGCGGACTTCATCGAAACCGAGGCCGAGGCGTCGGCAGTGAAGAACTTGCAGATGAACCTCGTTCCCGGCCTGTTGCAGACCGCCGACTACGCGGGTGCACTCGTTCGTTCCTGGCTCGAAGAACCGAACGAAGCGGTGGTCGAGGAACGGAGCAAGGTTCGCCAGCGGCGGCAGGCTCGGCTCACGGACGAGAAGTACCCGCTCAAGCTGCACGCGCTGGTGCACGAGTCCGCGCTTGAGCAGAACATCGGCGGCCTGGACACGATGCTGCAACAGCTCGACCACCTCGTCACGGTCGCCGATCTGCCCACGGTCACTCTCCAGCTCATCCCGAAAGAGGTCGGCGAGTACGCAGGCTTCGGAACGTCGTTTCACCTGATCACCTTCGACGACGGAGGGGACGCCGCCGTGCACCTGGAGAACCTGACCTGGGGCATCTACATCGAGGAGGACGCGCAGGTCGCGGCGTATACCCTGAACTTTAAGCGCGTGTTGACGCACGCGTTGGACCCGGAAGCGACCGTCGAGCGGATCAAGGAGATTCGAGCCAGGCGGGCGCGTGATCGCAAGGAGTAG
- a CDS encoding histone-like nucleoid-structuring protein Lsr2 produces the protein MAQKIQTIISTVDDLDDSQDATTTRAFDLGSRKFTIDLCEDNAERFDSDFAEWTTDLKKRTFAVGKKSYTRWLPAEDAERFDRMVAFWSKAARRVREDADDPAELRPADGRGQGPLETIIPVPVKGQPWWMDPQRPFSRSTGEAFASARRRVREWARRNGWPDLGERGMVPREAYDRWVDEVWSTMDSPSWEQLNQTSPTPDGKRNGKPRRRTK, from the coding sequence TTGGCTCAGAAGATCCAAACCATCATCAGCACGGTGGACGACCTGGACGACTCCCAGGACGCGACCACCACAAGAGCGTTCGATCTGGGGTCCCGAAAGTTCACGATCGACTTGTGCGAGGACAACGCTGAGCGGTTCGACAGCGACTTCGCCGAGTGGACAACCGATCTGAAGAAGCGAACTTTCGCTGTGGGGAAGAAGTCGTACACCCGCTGGCTTCCAGCGGAGGACGCCGAGCGGTTCGACCGCATGGTGGCGTTCTGGAGCAAGGCGGCCCGCCGCGTCCGCGAGGACGCCGACGATCCCGCCGAACTGCGGCCGGCGGATGGCCGCGGGCAAGGTCCATTGGAGACGATCATCCCGGTTCCGGTGAAGGGTCAGCCGTGGTGGATGGACCCGCAAAGACCGTTCAGCCGCTCCACTGGGGAGGCGTTCGCGTCCGCGCGCCGCAGGGTGCGGGAGTGGGCACGCCGAAACGGATGGCCAGATCTGGGTGAGCGCGGCATGGTGCCCCGCGAGGCGTATGACCGTTGGGTCGATGAGGTCTGGTCCACGATGGACTCCCCGTCGTGGGAGCAGTTGAACCAGACATCACCAACCCCGGACGGCAAACGCAACGGGAAGCCGCGCCGCCGGACCAAATGA
- a CDS encoding GNAT family N-acetyltransferase, translated as MSGEGGLARLIREMVVFSWPSQAGQYPAGGPPGITYFRGDVSEFFGPGAYVDCLLFRDVDGVLVGILNHYPQDMAPRVKAGEVLIQVREDRRRRGIATKLLQEALSRWSLDFERQNYTPSGVEFTEAFIRAEQARREKGKADG; from the coding sequence GTGAGCGGTGAAGGCGGGCTCGCCCGGCTCATCCGGGAAATGGTCGTGTTCTCGTGGCCGTCGCAGGCTGGGCAGTACCCGGCCGGGGGGCCGCCGGGGATCACCTACTTCCGGGGCGACGTCTCGGAATTCTTCGGCCCGGGGGCCTATGTGGACTGCTTGCTGTTCCGCGACGTGGACGGCGTGCTGGTCGGCATCTTGAACCACTACCCGCAAGACATGGCACCTCGCGTGAAGGCTGGCGAAGTCCTGATCCAGGTTCGGGAAGACCGGCGACGGCGGGGAATCGCGACGAAGCTGTTGCAGGAGGCGCTATCGCGGTGGTCGCTGGACTTCGAACGGCAGAACTACACGCCGTCCGGTGTGGAGTTCACCGAAGCGTTCATCCGCGCCGAGCAGGCCCGGCGAGAGAAGGGGAAAGCAGATGGCTGA
- a CDS encoding DUF397 domain-containing protein: MKDRPVDDKAHIRDELDLSEARWVRAAPEDVPGDGYFEYAFVEHTDGITYTALRESAKPNGPVLIYTPSEWDAFVKGVVDGEFD, from the coding sequence ATGAAGGATCGGCCTGTGGACGACAAAGCGCATATCCGGGACGAACTGGACTTGAGCGAGGCACGATGGGTGCGGGCTGCGCCCGAGGACGTCCCTGGTGACGGCTACTTCGAGTACGCCTTTGTCGAACACACAGACGGCATTACCTACACGGCATTGCGGGAGTCAGCGAAGCCGAATGGCCCGGTTCTCATTTACACCCCCTCGGAGTGGGACGCCTTCGTGAAGGGCGTCGTTGACGGCGAGTTCGACTAG
- the hisS gene encoding histidine--tRNA ligase, which produces MAKVEPPSGTRDFIGDEVHRRKAAFERVSTIFEHHGFAPLETPAFERLETFAGKLGEEASSLIFKIMKRGAKEATGEADFALRYDHTVPAVRAVVTHGSRLPSPFKRYVIGNVWRADRAARGRFREFVQCDIDTFGSASPLADAEIVWALNGGLEALGVTEFTFQINSRQALYGLLEAYSVPAELGTKVLGSLDKLDKVAPDVVVAELVERGLPSNAAEGLVADVTAPDTDRIRKQLDTTERGRAGLAEVDRLLSLTDGLPPGRVVFTPRMVRGLDYYTGPIFEVAAAGFPGSIASGGRYDELVAKLGGPDMPACGGSIGIERILAIQEAEMPAERGLDVALTVLGAEEEVMRLAGQLRAHGLRTGVYLGTSGKLAKQMKWANDQHARTVLLYGPDEQKTGDVTIRDMESGEQTQVPLAEVAQTLRARLAAS; this is translated from the coding sequence ATGGCGAAGGTCGAGCCCCCGTCCGGTACCAGGGACTTCATCGGCGACGAGGTACATCGCCGGAAGGCTGCGTTCGAGCGGGTGAGCACGATCTTCGAGCATCACGGGTTCGCGCCGCTGGAAACCCCGGCGTTCGAGCGGCTGGAGACGTTCGCGGGCAAGCTCGGCGAGGAAGCCTCGTCGCTCATCTTCAAGATCATGAAGCGGGGCGCGAAGGAGGCCACCGGGGAAGCGGACTTCGCGCTCCGCTACGACCACACCGTTCCGGCAGTCCGAGCCGTGGTGACCCACGGAAGCCGTCTGCCGTCGCCGTTCAAGCGCTATGTCATCGGCAATGTGTGGCGAGCTGACCGAGCTGCCCGCGGTCGCTTCCGCGAGTTCGTCCAGTGCGATATCGACACGTTCGGCTCGGCGTCCCCGCTCGCCGACGCCGAGATCGTCTGGGCGTTGAACGGCGGGCTGGAGGCGCTGGGCGTCACGGAGTTCACGTTCCAGATCAACTCGCGACAGGCGCTCTACGGCCTGTTGGAGGCGTACAGTGTCCCGGCCGAGCTGGGCACGAAGGTGCTCGGCTCACTGGACAAGCTGGACAAGGTGGCCCCGGACGTCGTGGTCGCCGAGCTGGTCGAGCGCGGGCTGCCCAGTAATGCGGCGGAAGGGCTGGTCGCCGATGTGACCGCGCCCGACACCGACCGCATCCGCAAGCAGCTCGACACCACCGAGCGGGGCCGGGCCGGGCTGGCCGAAGTGGACCGCCTCCTGTCCCTGACCGATGGGTTGCCGCCGGGCCGCGTCGTGTTCACCCCCCGCATGGTCCGGGGGCTGGACTACTACACGGGTCCGATCTTCGAGGTTGCCGCCGCCGGGTTCCCGGGGTCGATCGCCTCGGGTGGCCGGTACGACGAGCTGGTGGCCAAGCTCGGCGGGCCGGACATGCCCGCCTGCGGCGGCTCCATCGGCATCGAACGCATCCTCGCGATCCAGGAAGCCGAAATGCCGGCGGAACGCGGCCTGGACGTCGCGCTCACGGTCCTCGGGGCCGAGGAAGAGGTAATGCGCTTGGCGGGCCAGCTCCGCGCTCACGGGCTCCGCACGGGCGTGTATCTCGGTACCTCGGGCAAGCTGGCCAAGCAGATGAAGTGGGCCAACGACCAGCACGCCCGTACGGTGCTGCTGTACGGCCCGGACGAGCAGAAGACCGGCGACGTGACGATCAGGGACATGGAATCCGGCGAACAGACGCAGGTCCCGCTCGCCGAGGTCGCGCAGACCCTTCGCGCTCGACTGGCCGCGTCCTAA
- a CDS encoding histone-like nucleoid-structuring protein Lsr2, which produces MDLDSTRGEQDMRFVLAKHRRTCQAGLGDTPVPEDEEEDAATIREWARQRDLPVSTRGRIPAEIRRQYDAYRATPGRLTVSEAVSQAEQDRQKVVRMRGRRKRQKCEGER; this is translated from the coding sequence GTGGACCTTGACTCGACTCGCGGCGAGCAGGACATGCGCTTCGTGCTGGCGAAGCACCGGCGAACCTGTCAGGCCGGGCTCGGAGACACGCCGGTGCCGGAAGACGAGGAAGAGGACGCCGCGACGATCCGGGAGTGGGCGCGGCAGCGCGACCTTCCGGTGAGCACGCGCGGTCGTATTCCCGCCGAGATCCGGCGGCAGTACGACGCGTACCGGGCGACTCCCGGACGTCTCACGGTGTCCGAGGCGGTGAGTCAAGCCGAGCAGGACCGGCAGAAGGTGGTCCGCATGAGAGGTCGCCGCAAACGCCAGAAGTGCGAGGGTGAGCGGTGA
- a CDS encoding DUF4357 domain-containing protein gives MPDVAVSPEGHKRIRLLARAWSISEGEVISRLLDQFQHGAPGSESTVEIFGIYQETRVEAVYHTASERVDVTTGELAGQSFKSPSGAACAVVAALNPDIAPNRNGWTFWFTEPDRPLQCLRGHTPSR, from the coding sequence ATGCCTGACGTGGCAGTGTCCCCCGAGGGCCACAAGAGAATCCGGCTCCTGGCACGCGCATGGAGCATCTCCGAGGGAGAGGTCATCTCCCGCTTACTGGACCAGTTCCAGCACGGCGCACCAGGGTCAGAGTCGACGGTGGAGATCTTCGGGATATATCAGGAAACCCGCGTCGAGGCCGTTTACCACACGGCCAGTGAACGGGTGGACGTCACGACCGGCGAGCTTGCCGGTCAGTCGTTCAAGAGCCCGAGCGGCGCGGCGTGCGCCGTTGTTGCGGCCCTGAACCCGGACATCGCACCGAACCGCAACGGCTGGACTTTCTGGTTCACCGAGCCAGACCGGCCGCTGCAATGCCTGCGGGGCCATACGCCGTCGCGTTGA